Part of the Lujinxingia vulgaris genome is shown below.
GCGATGAGGTCGTCGGTGTGCTCTCGCTTTTTCAAAACCCCATGCCCGGAGACTCGCAGCCCGCCTGGCAGCTTCGCGGCATGGCCGTCGCCCCCGAGCTGCAGGGCCAGGGCGTCGGCGGCCGACTCCTGGAGCACGCCCTGACCCGCCAGGCGCTGGCCGACCCGACCCTCACGCTGGTCTGGTGCAACGCGCGCCAGCGCGCCGTGCCTTTTTATGAGCGCCACGGCTTTACGATCGTCTCCCCCCTCTTTGAGATCGAAGGCGTCGGCCCGCATCATCGCATGGCGCGCGCCATGCCCACGCTTCTGGCCTGAAGGCGCGCCGCCCTCCCCGCCCTTTTCCGCGATTTACGCGCGCCAGCGCTCAGTCCTTCGCGCGCGCCAGCGCCGAGGCAAGCGCCTTACGCAGCGCCGCCAGATCGAAAGGCTTATAGAGCACCACGTTATCGCTGGAGGCCACAAGCTCTCGGGCCTCATCGCTGTAGAGCCCGCCGGTCATAAAGACCACGCGCCGCGCCAGCTCCGGGCGCTCCCGAGAGAGCTCCCGATAAAAGGTCGCCCCGCTGACCAGGGGAAGATGCAGATCGCAGAAGATCACGTCGAAGTCGCCTGAATCAAGCGCCTCCCATGCCTTCTCCACCCCTTCCACACTGACCACCTCGGCCTGATCCCGCAGCAGCCTCACGAACATCTTGCCCAGACGCACCTCATCGTCGACCACGAGAACCCGGTGAAGCGCGGTCTCCGAAGACGCCTTGTTAGCACCGGAAGTCGAAGCCAGCGCAACCGCCGGCAACGTCAAGCGCACCAGCGTCCCCTCCCCCTCTTCGCTGCTCAGCTCCAGGCGCCC
Proteins encoded:
- a CDS encoding GNAT family N-acetyltransferase, with product MASAPETLRLDAAPTATILPLRTRVLRAHFPAGQLAHFEGDDLPHTHHFAAWAGDEVVGVLSLFQNPMPGDSQPAWQLRGMAVAPELQGQGVGGRLLEHALTRQALADPTLTLVWCNARQRAVPFYERHGFTIVSPLFEIEGVGPHHRMARAMPTLLA